A single genomic interval of Carassius auratus strain Wakin chromosome 30, ASM336829v1, whole genome shotgun sequence harbors:
- the nol6 gene encoding nucleolar protein 6 isoform X2: MKKKRKETTETETEDQMELLDDSQNEEEDEIKSVKQFKDSKRKAKGTVSDDGVLRPVKLSKKELYKAPTVEELNQLKEAENLFHCSILKMQMEELLKEVALSEQRKKLVDSFVHQITDFLQCVPESEVVELDDISWLSGVEVPFLLVPSTAKGKFHMEPPASINLVGSYPLGMCIKPKVSVDLAVTIPASILHPMDAINQRYSRKRALYLAGLARHLSFAKCVGSLHYSCLHGNRLRPVLLLKPPGNASSKVTLRIHAVPPPDFLKPSRFHPQKNNIRTEWFTGVASTQEESSEPPTPHYNSTVLGDHLPLSHLQFLSAVSAQCPAFGEGVALLKVWLRQRELDQGAGCFCGFLASMLMAYLLSTHKVGKTMNPYQLLRNALHFLASTDLTENGITLAKNPDSKAPSLPEFHAAYSVVFVDPSGHLNLLADMTVFTYKRIQHEASLSLTFWDDPTVDGFQALLMTPKSMLRTYDNVFKLVNLVKLQTSCKKLLLLNELMDHSGNYVLTALPFVLSLLQRGLGERIHLLVHSLPQDPEWSVGSAPPKHKDQPPLSIGLLLNLEHALSVLERGPPADNPKAAEFRQLWGSRSQLRRFQDGAITEAVLWSGNSISQRRFIVLKIITHLLELHADIPKSCITVGGGQLDDLIECDIQNHTTGEEESLEVVQSYDDLSRKLWQLKDLPLSITSVQGAHQALRYTQVFPPVPVRLDYSFFDKKKNHLGLVPKENKPCPCYIAPIKVIVHMEGSGKWPSEPMAIRHVKAAFHICLRELLCKQHNYRCHATPGYLDVWKDGLVFRIQVAYHREPQILRESLTPEGMLISRDNAEAQALELETLHKPFLTSTLHGLQQQYGCFGVVCRLAKRWLASQFLLEDIREEAADLLVASLFLHPAPFTPPSSPQVGFLRFLHLLSTFDWKNNPLIVNLNGKLTAVEQTDIKNDFVASRESLPTMFIVTPNDKKVSVWTKQVPSVQMLQRAVMLAAESLRVLETQLDSSEKQDMRVAFRPPLVAYDVLIHLDSKQVPLLAKAVDPPVNTFQRGTHGGQPFASGGALPVIDYDPVRLYLSELREAFGELALFFYDPYGGTVIAVLWKPNAFEPKPFKTSLMNARRVEVNGDVVTTVPNVEAILQDFRIIGEGLVKRLELRTEKWVV, translated from the exons ATGAAGAAGAAGAGAAAGGAAACGACTGAAACTGAAACGGAAGATCAG ATGGAGTTACTAGATGACTCTCAGAATGAAGAAGAAGATGAGATAAAGAGTGTAAAACAGTTTAAGGACTCCAAACGAAAAGCGAAGGGCACCGTGTCCGATGATGGGGTCTTACGGCCAGTCAAGCTGTCCAAAAAAGAGCTGTACAAAGCCCCAACCGTGGAAGAGCTCAACCAGCTGAAAGAAGCAGAGAATCTCTTCCACTGCAGCATATTGAAAATGCAG ATGGAGGAACTGCTGAAAGAAGTGGCCCTCAGTGAGCAGAGGAAGAAGCTGGTGGACTCTTTTGTGCATCAGATCACAGACTTCTTGCAGTGTGTGCCTGAATCTGAAGTTGTGGAG TTGGATGATATTTCATGGTTGTCAGGTGTTGAAGTCCCATTCCTCCTCGTCCCATCGACAGCAAAAGGCAAATTTCACATGGAGCCTCCTGCGTCAATCAACCTGGTGGGCAGTTATCCGCTTGGCATGTGTATCAAACCCAAAGTCTCTGTGGACTTAGCTGTTACCATTCCAGCT TCTATTTTACACCCAATGGATGCCATTAACCAGCGGTACTCTCGAAAGCGAGCGCTGTATCTGGCCGGCCTGGCGCGGCATCTCTCTTTCGCAAAGTGTGTGGGTTCTCTGCACTACTCTTGTCTACATGGCAACCGACTTCGCCCAGTCCTACTTCTCAAACCCCCAG gtaATGCCAGCAGTAAGGTCACGTTAAGGATTCATGCAGTTCCACCACCGGACTTCCTCAAACCTAGCCGCTTCCATCCTCAGAAGAACAACATCAGGACTGAGTGGTTTACCGGTGTTGCCAGTACACAGGAAG AGAGCAGTGAGCCCCCAACTCCTCATTATAACAGCACAGTTCTTGGAGATCACCTCCCGCTGTCACATCTTCAGTTCCTGTCGGCCGTCAGTGCACAGTGTCCTGCTTTTGGAGAGGGAGTGGCTCTCCTCAAAGTGTGGCTAAGACAGCGAGAACTGGACCAG GGTGCAGGTTGTTTCTGCGGCTTCCTTGCATCAATGTTAATGGCATATCTTCTGTCCACACACAAAGTGGGCAAAACCATGAATCCCTACCAGCTGTTGAGGAATGCACTGCACTTCTTGG CTTCCACAGATCTGACTGAGAATGGTATCACCTTGGCTAAAAACCCAGACTCAAAAGCG CCTTCACTGCCGGAGTTTCATGCAGCATACTCTGTGGTATTTGTGGATCCCTCTGGGCATCTCAATCTGCTTGCAGACATGACCGTTTTTACCTACAAACGG ATCCAGCATGAGGCGTCACTCTCTCTGACGTTCTGGGATGATCCGACAGTAGACGGCTTCCAGGCTCTGCTCATGACACCCAAGTCCATGCTCCGAACATATGATAATGTCTTTAA ACTGGTTAACCTGGTCAAACTGCAGACCTCCTGTAAAAAGCTTTTACTCCTCAATGAGCTCATGGACCACAGCGGAAACTATGTCCTCACTGCACTTCCTTTCGTTTTGTCCCTCTTGCAGCGAGGGCTTGGAGAAAGGATCCACCTTCTGGTCCACTCACTCCCTCAAGACCCTGAG TGGTCCGTGGGCAGTGCACCTCCCAAGCACAAGGACCAGCCGCCTCTGAGCATTGGTCTGCTGCTGAACCTTGAACATGCTCTCTCTGTTCTGGAGAGAGGACCGCCAGCAGATAACCCTAAG GCAGCTGAGTTCCGGCAGCTGTGGGGCTCTCGCTCACAGTTGAGACGCTTCCAGGATGGAGCCATCACCGAGGCAGTGCTGTGGTCAGGGAACTCCATCTCTCAGAGGAGATTCATTGTGCTGAAGATCATTACTCACCTGCTGGAGCT tcATGCAGATATCCCCAAATCATGCATCACAGTTGGTGGTGGACAGCTTGATGATCTCATTGAATGTGACATACAG AACCACACGACCGGAGAGGAGGAGAGTCTGGAGGTGGTTCAGTCTTACGATGATCTGAGCAGGAAGCTCTGGCAGTTGAAGGATCTGCCACTGTCCATCACGTCAGTGCAGGGTGCCCACCAGGCCTTAAGATACACACAG GTTTTCCCACCAGTTCCTGTGAGGCTGGACTATTCGTTTTTTGACAAAAAGAAGAACCATCTTGGATTAGTGCCAAAGGAGAACAAACCTTGCCCTTGCTACATAGCCCCTATTAAAG TCATTGTTCACATGGAGGGAAGTGGGAAATGGCCCAGTGAGCCCATGGCAATACGTCATGTTAAAGCAGCCTTTCACATCTGCTTGAGAGAACTGCTGTGCAAACAACACAATTACAGATGCCATGCCACACCTGGCTACCTGGATGTGTGGAAG GATGGTCTAGTCTTCCGAATCCAGGTGGCGTATCACAGAGAACCGCAGATCCTGAGGGAAAGCCTGACCCCCGAGGGAATGCTGATCTCCAGGGACAACGCTGAGGCCCAGGCGCTGGAGCTGGAGACCCTGCACAAACCTTTTCTAACCAGCACCTTGCATGG GCTCCAGCAGCAGTATGGGTGTTTTGGTGTGGTGTGCCGCCTGGCTAAACGCTGGCTGGCATCTCAGTTTCTGTTGGAAGATATCCGAGAGGAAGCAGCTGATCTGCTGGTGGCTTCACTCTTCCTACATCCTGCTCCCTTCACTCCACCAAG CTCTCCTCAGGTGGGCTTCCTTCGCTTCCTTCATTTGCTTTCCACATTTGACTGGAAAAACAATCCCCTGATAGTCAACCTCAATGGGAAACTCACAG CTGTTGAACAAACCGATATAAAGAATGACTTTGTGGCCTCTCGGGAATCTCTTCCCACCATGTTCATAGTCACTCCCAATGACAAGAAAGTCTCTGTTTGGACTAAACAGGTTCCTTCTGTGCAG ATGCTCCAGCGTGCCGTCATGTTGGCAGCAGAGAGTCTACGTGTTTTAGAGACTCAGCTTGACTCCAGTGAAAAGCAGGACATGCGG GTGGCATTTCGACCTCCTCTGGTGGCTTATGATGTTCTGATCCACCTCGACTCAAAGCAGGTTCCTCTGTTAGCTAAAGCTGTGGATCCTCCTGTCAATACCTTCCAGCGAGGCACACATGGAGGACAGCCGTTCGCTTCGGGAGGAGCTCTGCCAGTCATAGACTATGATCCGGTCAGACTGTATCTGTCTGAACTCAGG GAAGCATTTGGAGAGCTGGCTCTGTTTTTCTACGACCCGTATGGTGGAACTGTGATCGCAGTGCTGTGGAAGCCAAATGCCTTCGAGCCGAAACCCTTTAag ACATCTTTAATGAACGCCCGCCGGGTGGAGGTGAATGGTGATGTGGTAACCACCGTGCCAAATGTAGAAGCCATCCTGCAGGATTTCCGCATCATCGGGGAGGGTCTCGTCAAAAGATTGGAACTGAGAACAGAAAAATGGGTTGTGTAG
- the nol6 gene encoding nucleolar protein 6 isoform X1 codes for MKKKRKETTETETEDQMELLDDSQNEEEDEIKSVKQFKDSKRKAKGTVSDDGVLRPVKLSKKELYKAPTVEELNQLKEAENLFHCSILKMQMEELLKEVALSEQRKKLVDSFVHQITDFLQCVPESEVVELDDISWLSGVEVPFLLVPSTAKGKFHMEPPASINLVGSYPLGMCIKPKVSVDLAVTIPASILHPMDAINQRYSRKRALYLAGLARHLSFAKCVGSLHYSCLHGNRLRPVLLLKPPGNASSKVTLRIHAVPPPDFLKPSRFHPQKNNIRTEWFTGVASTQEDAESSEPPTPHYNSTVLGDHLPLSHLQFLSAVSAQCPAFGEGVALLKVWLRQRELDQGAGCFCGFLASMLMAYLLSTHKVGKTMNPYQLLRNALHFLASTDLTENGITLAKNPDSKAPSLPEFHAAYSVVFVDPSGHLNLLADMTVFTYKRIQHEASLSLTFWDDPTVDGFQALLMTPKSMLRTYDNVFKLVNLVKLQTSCKKLLLLNELMDHSGNYVLTALPFVLSLLQRGLGERIHLLVHSLPQDPEWSVGSAPPKHKDQPPLSIGLLLNLEHALSVLERGPPADNPKAAEFRQLWGSRSQLRRFQDGAITEAVLWSGNSISQRRFIVLKIITHLLELHADIPKSCITVGGGQLDDLIECDIQNHTTGEEESLEVVQSYDDLSRKLWQLKDLPLSITSVQGAHQALRYTQVFPPVPVRLDYSFFDKKKNHLGLVPKENKPCPCYIAPIKVIVHMEGSGKWPSEPMAIRHVKAAFHICLRELLCKQHNYRCHATPGYLDVWKDGLVFRIQVAYHREPQILRESLTPEGMLISRDNAEAQALELETLHKPFLTSTLHGLQQQYGCFGVVCRLAKRWLASQFLLEDIREEAADLLVASLFLHPAPFTPPSSPQVGFLRFLHLLSTFDWKNNPLIVNLNGKLTAVEQTDIKNDFVASRESLPTMFIVTPNDKKVSVWTKQVPSVQMLQRAVMLAAESLRVLETQLDSSEKQDMRVAFRPPLVAYDVLIHLDSKQVPLLAKAVDPPVNTFQRGTHGGQPFASGGALPVIDYDPVRLYLSELREAFGELALFFYDPYGGTVIAVLWKPNAFEPKPFKTSLMNARRVEVNGDVVTTVPNVEAILQDFRIIGEGLVKRLELRTEKWVV; via the exons ATGAAGAAGAAGAGAAAGGAAACGACTGAAACTGAAACGGAAGATCAG ATGGAGTTACTAGATGACTCTCAGAATGAAGAAGAAGATGAGATAAAGAGTGTAAAACAGTTTAAGGACTCCAAACGAAAAGCGAAGGGCACCGTGTCCGATGATGGGGTCTTACGGCCAGTCAAGCTGTCCAAAAAAGAGCTGTACAAAGCCCCAACCGTGGAAGAGCTCAACCAGCTGAAAGAAGCAGAGAATCTCTTCCACTGCAGCATATTGAAAATGCAG ATGGAGGAACTGCTGAAAGAAGTGGCCCTCAGTGAGCAGAGGAAGAAGCTGGTGGACTCTTTTGTGCATCAGATCACAGACTTCTTGCAGTGTGTGCCTGAATCTGAAGTTGTGGAG TTGGATGATATTTCATGGTTGTCAGGTGTTGAAGTCCCATTCCTCCTCGTCCCATCGACAGCAAAAGGCAAATTTCACATGGAGCCTCCTGCGTCAATCAACCTGGTGGGCAGTTATCCGCTTGGCATGTGTATCAAACCCAAAGTCTCTGTGGACTTAGCTGTTACCATTCCAGCT TCTATTTTACACCCAATGGATGCCATTAACCAGCGGTACTCTCGAAAGCGAGCGCTGTATCTGGCCGGCCTGGCGCGGCATCTCTCTTTCGCAAAGTGTGTGGGTTCTCTGCACTACTCTTGTCTACATGGCAACCGACTTCGCCCAGTCCTACTTCTCAAACCCCCAG gtaATGCCAGCAGTAAGGTCACGTTAAGGATTCATGCAGTTCCACCACCGGACTTCCTCAAACCTAGCCGCTTCCATCCTCAGAAGAACAACATCAGGACTGAGTGGTTTACCGGTGTTGCCAGTACACAGGAAG atgcAGAGAGCAGTGAGCCCCCAACTCCTCATTATAACAGCACAGTTCTTGGAGATCACCTCCCGCTGTCACATCTTCAGTTCCTGTCGGCCGTCAGTGCACAGTGTCCTGCTTTTGGAGAGGGAGTGGCTCTCCTCAAAGTGTGGCTAAGACAGCGAGAACTGGACCAG GGTGCAGGTTGTTTCTGCGGCTTCCTTGCATCAATGTTAATGGCATATCTTCTGTCCACACACAAAGTGGGCAAAACCATGAATCCCTACCAGCTGTTGAGGAATGCACTGCACTTCTTGG CTTCCACAGATCTGACTGAGAATGGTATCACCTTGGCTAAAAACCCAGACTCAAAAGCG CCTTCACTGCCGGAGTTTCATGCAGCATACTCTGTGGTATTTGTGGATCCCTCTGGGCATCTCAATCTGCTTGCAGACATGACCGTTTTTACCTACAAACGG ATCCAGCATGAGGCGTCACTCTCTCTGACGTTCTGGGATGATCCGACAGTAGACGGCTTCCAGGCTCTGCTCATGACACCCAAGTCCATGCTCCGAACATATGATAATGTCTTTAA ACTGGTTAACCTGGTCAAACTGCAGACCTCCTGTAAAAAGCTTTTACTCCTCAATGAGCTCATGGACCACAGCGGAAACTATGTCCTCACTGCACTTCCTTTCGTTTTGTCCCTCTTGCAGCGAGGGCTTGGAGAAAGGATCCACCTTCTGGTCCACTCACTCCCTCAAGACCCTGAG TGGTCCGTGGGCAGTGCACCTCCCAAGCACAAGGACCAGCCGCCTCTGAGCATTGGTCTGCTGCTGAACCTTGAACATGCTCTCTCTGTTCTGGAGAGAGGACCGCCAGCAGATAACCCTAAG GCAGCTGAGTTCCGGCAGCTGTGGGGCTCTCGCTCACAGTTGAGACGCTTCCAGGATGGAGCCATCACCGAGGCAGTGCTGTGGTCAGGGAACTCCATCTCTCAGAGGAGATTCATTGTGCTGAAGATCATTACTCACCTGCTGGAGCT tcATGCAGATATCCCCAAATCATGCATCACAGTTGGTGGTGGACAGCTTGATGATCTCATTGAATGTGACATACAG AACCACACGACCGGAGAGGAGGAGAGTCTGGAGGTGGTTCAGTCTTACGATGATCTGAGCAGGAAGCTCTGGCAGTTGAAGGATCTGCCACTGTCCATCACGTCAGTGCAGGGTGCCCACCAGGCCTTAAGATACACACAG GTTTTCCCACCAGTTCCTGTGAGGCTGGACTATTCGTTTTTTGACAAAAAGAAGAACCATCTTGGATTAGTGCCAAAGGAGAACAAACCTTGCCCTTGCTACATAGCCCCTATTAAAG TCATTGTTCACATGGAGGGAAGTGGGAAATGGCCCAGTGAGCCCATGGCAATACGTCATGTTAAAGCAGCCTTTCACATCTGCTTGAGAGAACTGCTGTGCAAACAACACAATTACAGATGCCATGCCACACCTGGCTACCTGGATGTGTGGAAG GATGGTCTAGTCTTCCGAATCCAGGTGGCGTATCACAGAGAACCGCAGATCCTGAGGGAAAGCCTGACCCCCGAGGGAATGCTGATCTCCAGGGACAACGCTGAGGCCCAGGCGCTGGAGCTGGAGACCCTGCACAAACCTTTTCTAACCAGCACCTTGCATGG GCTCCAGCAGCAGTATGGGTGTTTTGGTGTGGTGTGCCGCCTGGCTAAACGCTGGCTGGCATCTCAGTTTCTGTTGGAAGATATCCGAGAGGAAGCAGCTGATCTGCTGGTGGCTTCACTCTTCCTACATCCTGCTCCCTTCACTCCACCAAG CTCTCCTCAGGTGGGCTTCCTTCGCTTCCTTCATTTGCTTTCCACATTTGACTGGAAAAACAATCCCCTGATAGTCAACCTCAATGGGAAACTCACAG CTGTTGAACAAACCGATATAAAGAATGACTTTGTGGCCTCTCGGGAATCTCTTCCCACCATGTTCATAGTCACTCCCAATGACAAGAAAGTCTCTGTTTGGACTAAACAGGTTCCTTCTGTGCAG ATGCTCCAGCGTGCCGTCATGTTGGCAGCAGAGAGTCTACGTGTTTTAGAGACTCAGCTTGACTCCAGTGAAAAGCAGGACATGCGG GTGGCATTTCGACCTCCTCTGGTGGCTTATGATGTTCTGATCCACCTCGACTCAAAGCAGGTTCCTCTGTTAGCTAAAGCTGTGGATCCTCCTGTCAATACCTTCCAGCGAGGCACACATGGAGGACAGCCGTTCGCTTCGGGAGGAGCTCTGCCAGTCATAGACTATGATCCGGTCAGACTGTATCTGTCTGAACTCAGG GAAGCATTTGGAGAGCTGGCTCTGTTTTTCTACGACCCGTATGGTGGAACTGTGATCGCAGTGCTGTGGAAGCCAAATGCCTTCGAGCCGAAACCCTTTAag ACATCTTTAATGAACGCCCGCCGGGTGGAGGTGAATGGTGATGTGGTAACCACCGTGCCAAATGTAGAAGCCATCCTGCAGGATTTCCGCATCATCGGGGAGGGTCTCGTCAAAAGATTGGAACTGAGAACAGAAAAATGGGTTGTGTAG
- the arsk gene encoding arylsulfatase K, whose product MILLRVLMLLFLQMNANCMNLNWTSHDRPNIVMLMSDAFDGRLTFSPGNKVVQLPYINYMREMGAVFLNSYTNSPICCPSRAAMWSGQFVHLTQAWNNYKCLDPSASTWMDRLGKSGYHTHSMGKLDYTSGHHSVSNRVEAWTRDVPFLLRQEGRPVTDLVGNTSTKRVMTKDWNITDAAVQWIRHTAVSLAQPFALYVGLNLPHPYRTDSLGPTAGGSTFRTSPYWLNKVSYDQVSVPKWLRVEDMHPVDYYSTFTKNCSGRFTEEEIRNIRAFYYAMCAETDSMLGEVIDALRDTGLLKKTVVLFTSDHGDLAMEHRQFYKMSMFEGSSHVPLLIMGPGVKTGFEISLPVSLVDIYPTLLDLAGIPQPGGLSGHSLIPLVSGVRAQSGEPHPGWVLSEYHGCNANASTYMLRIGEWKYITYADGLTIPTQLFNLSKDESELRNVASHFPDVCQDLDKLLRTVVNYPSVSQAVHSYNKQQFLEWKQNLGDSYSQIIANLRWHIDWQKNAKYYERVIEEWLLGFN is encoded by the exons ATGATCCTGCTCCGTGTGTTAATGCTGTTGTTTCTTCAAATGAACGCTAACTGCATGAATCTGAACTGGACATCACACGACAGACCAAACATAGTCATGCTCATGTCTGATGCCTTC GATGGCAGGTTAACTTTTTCTCCTGGCAATAAAGTTGTACAGCTGCCTTACATCAACTATATGAGGGAAATGGGTGCAGTTTTTCTCAACTCGTACACTAATTCACCAATCTGCTGTCCTTCTAGGGCAG CTATGTGGAGTGGCCAGTTTGTGCATTTGACTCAGGCCTGGAACAATTATAAATGTCTCGATCCCAGTGCCAGCACATGGATGGACCGTTTAGGAAAGAGTGGCTACCACACTCACAGCATGGGGAAACTAGACTACACATCAGGACATCACTCTGTCag TAATCGGGTGGAGGCGTGGACCAGAGACGTTCCATTCCTGCTGAGACAAGAGGGCCGTCCAGTCACAGATCTGGTGGGTAATACATCCACAAAGAGGGTGATGACTAAAGACTGGAACATCACTGATGCTGCCGTCCAGTGGATTCGACACACTGCTGTGTCTCTCGCCCAGCCATTTGCCCTATACGTGGGGCTCAATCTCCCTCACCCATACCGCACGGACTCCCTGGGACCCACAGCCGGGGGTTCCACCTTCCGCACCTCCCCGTATTGGCTAAACAAG GTTTCTTACGATCAAGTGTCTGTTCCGAAGTGGTTACGGGTTGAAGACATGCACCCTGTGGATTACTACTCCACCTTCACCAAAAACTGCAGTGGCCGCTTCACAGAAGAAGAGATCAGAAACATTAGAGCCTTTTACTATGCCATGTGTGCTGAAACAGACAGCATGTTGG GTGAGGTGATAGATGCTCTCCGAGACACTGGCTTACTGAAAAAGACAGTCGTACTGTTCACTTCGGATCATGGGGATCTAGCAATGGAGCACAGGCAGTTCTATAAGATGTCCATGTTTGAGGGCAGCTCTCATGTCCCCCTGCTTATAATGGGCCCAGGAGTGAAGACTGGCTTTGAAATCAGTCTACCTGTGTCTCTAGTGGACATTTATCCCACTCTGCTTG ATCTTGCTGGTATTCCACAGCCAGGGGGTCTCAGTGGTCACTCGCTGATCCCTCTGGTTTCCGGGGTCAGAGCACAGTCAGGAGAGCCTCATCCCGGCTGGGTGCTCAGTGAATATCATGGTTGCAATGCGAATGCCTCAACGTATATGCTGAGGATCGGCGAGTGGAAGTACATCACATATGCAGATGGATTGACCATTCCCACACAACTCTTTA ACTTGTCCAAAGATGAATCAGAATTGAGAAATGTTGCATCACATTTCCCTGATGTATGTCAGGACTTGGACAAGCTGTTACGCACCGTTGTGAACTATCCCAGTGTTTCCCAAGCTGTTCACAGCTACAATAAACAACAGTTTCTGGAATGGAAGCAAAACCTAGGAGACAGTTACTCCCAGATCATAGCCAACCTGCGATGGCACATTGACTGGCAAAAGAATGCCAAGTACTATGAGAGAGTTATTGAAGAGTGGCTGTTGGGGTTTAATTGA